A genomic window from Chloroflexota bacterium includes:
- the uxaC gene encoding glucuronate isomerase yields MSNTISLPDDRYFGPDPEQKETAIHLHNQVKDLPLICPHGHVDPRVFSDPNYSFGSPADLFIIPDHYVFRMLYSQGVALENLGVPTRDGTPVESDHRKIWQLFAENFYLFRGTPTGIWLNYELRVVFGVEQKLNGETAQVIYDQVAEKLALPGFRPRHLFARFNIETLATTDAATDTLEHHRALRESGWHGRIVPTFRPDAVVNLDAPNWKTNLEALSQITGITITNYHSLITALENRRAFFKQMGATATDHAALGAYTNELAPQEADAIFQRALLRQADADDAMRFTGHMLMEMARMSIEDGMTMQLHVGSFRNHNEMIFSRFGLDKGADIPIASEFTRNLRPLLNKYGTDPRLTLILFNLDESTYSREMATLAGHYPALKLGPPWWFFDSLNGMNRYFDLMSETAGLYNTAGFNDDTRAFCSIPARHDVWRRAACNWLAGLVVRGIVDVEEAEAMAREMAYGLAQKAYKL; encoded by the coding sequence ATGTCCAATACGATCTCTCTTCCCGATGATCGCTACTTTGGTCCCGATCCCGAACAAAAAGAAACGGCAATTCATTTACACAATCAAGTCAAGGATTTGCCGCTGATTTGTCCACACGGTCACGTTGATCCGCGCGTCTTTTCCGATCCGAATTATTCGTTCGGTTCGCCGGCGGATTTATTCATCATCCCCGATCACTATGTTTTTCGAATGCTCTATTCACAGGGCGTCGCGCTCGAAAACCTGGGTGTGCCCACGCGCGATGGCACGCCGGTCGAAAGCGATCATCGCAAAATCTGGCAATTATTCGCGGAAAATTTCTATTTATTCCGCGGCACACCGACCGGCATCTGGCTGAACTATGAATTGCGCGTCGTGTTCGGCGTCGAACAAAAACTGAACGGCGAAACCGCGCAGGTGATTTACGATCAAGTCGCCGAGAAACTCGCCTTGCCCGGCTTTCGCCCACGGCATTTGTTCGCGCGATTCAACATCGAGACGCTCGCGACGACCGACGCGGCAACGGACACGCTCGAGCATCATCGCGCGTTGCGCGAATCGGGCTGGCACGGACGCATCGTCCCGACCTTTCGCCCCGACGCGGTCGTGAATCTCGACGCGCCGAATTGGAAAACCAATCTTGAGGCGTTGAGCCAAATCACGGGTATCACTATAACCAATTACCATTCACTAATTACCGCGCTTGAAAACCGCCGCGCCTTCTTCAAGCAAATGGGCGCGACCGCGACCGATCACGCCGCGCTCGGCGCATACACCAACGAACTCGCGCCGCAAGAAGCGGATGCGATCTTCCAACGCGCCTTGTTGCGTCAAGCCGACGCCGACGACGCGATGCGCTTCACCGGGCACATGCTGATGGAAATGGCGCGCATGAGCATCGAAGACGGCATGACGATGCAACTGCACGTCGGCTCGTTCCGCAATCACAACGAAATGATCTTTTCACGCTTCGGTCTCGACAAGGGCGCAGACATTCCCATCGCGAGCGAGTTCACGCGCAACCTGCGTCCTTTGCTGAACAAGTACGGGACGGATCCGCGGCTCACCTTGATTCTGTTCAACCTCGACGAGTCCACGTACTCGCGCGAAATGGCGACGCTCGCTGGACATTATCCCGCGTTGAAACTGGGTCCGCCCTGGTGGTTCTTCGATTCGCTCAATGGGATGAATCGTTATTTCGATTTGATGTCGGAGACCGCCGGGCTGTACAACACGGCTGGGTTCAACGACGACACCCGCGCGTTCTGTTCGATTCCCGCGCGGCACGATGTGTGGCGGCGCGCCGCGTGCAACTGGCTCGCCGGCTTGGTCGTGCGCGGTATCGTGGACGTGGAAGAAGCCGAGGCGATGGCGCGTGAGATGGCGTACGGACTAGCGCAGAAAGCATACAAACTATAG
- a CDS encoding acetylxylan esterase, with amino-acid sequence MAYFDLALEELQIYKPPRVEPNDFDAFWQTTLAESRAHPLDARFVPADFGLRAIESFDVTFNGYAGQPIKGWLLLPRERKGALPCVVEYLGYGGGRGFPTQWLVYASAGYAHFVMDTRGQGSGWLNGDTPDLEADGSNPQFPGFMTRGVLNPNTYYYRRVFSDAVRAIEAARSHPAVDATRIAVTGTSQGGGITLAMGALEPTVQIVMPDVPFLCHYRRATKLIDTAPYSEIVNFCKTHRDKTETVFHTLAYFDGVNFAARATAPALFSVGLRDDICPPSTVYAAYNHYVGAKQIRVYEFNQHDGGGAYQVLERLRFLREAWNA; translated from the coding sequence ATGGCATATTTTGATCTCGCGCTAGAAGAATTACAAATTTACAAACCGCCGCGCGTCGAGCCGAATGATTTCGACGCGTTCTGGCAAACGACGCTCGCGGAATCGCGCGCGCATCCGCTCGACGCGCGTTTTGTGCCCGCCGATTTTGGTCTGCGCGCAATCGAGTCGTTCGATGTGACCTTCAATGGGTACGCCGGTCAACCGATCAAGGGCTGGCTACTTTTGCCGCGCGAACGTAAAGGCGCGTTACCGTGCGTCGTCGAGTACCTCGGCTACGGCGGCGGACGCGGTTTTCCAACTCAGTGGCTCGTCTACGCGAGCGCGGGGTACGCGCATTTCGTGATGGATACACGCGGGCAAGGGAGCGGCTGGCTCAACGGCGACACGCCTGATCTCGAAGCGGACGGCAGCAATCCGCAATTTCCTGGGTTCATGACGCGCGGCGTGCTCAATCCGAACACGTACTATTATCGCCGCGTGTTCAGCGACGCCGTGCGCGCGATTGAAGCCGCGCGCAGTCATCCCGCGGTGGACGCAACGCGCATCGCGGTCACCGGCACGAGTCAAGGCGGCGGCATCACGCTCGCGATGGGCGCGCTCGAACCGACCGTGCAAATCGTGATGCCCGATGTGCCGTTCCTCTGTCACTATCGTCGCGCGACCAAATTGATTGACACCGCGCCGTACAGCGAGATCGTCAACTTTTGCAAAACGCATCGCGACAAAACTGAAACCGTTTTTCACACGCTCGCGTACTTCGACGGAGTGAACTTTGCCGCGCGCGCGACCGCGCCGGCGTTGTTCAGCGTCGGCTTGCGCGATGACATCTGCCCGCCCTCGACCGTGTACGCCGCGTACAATCACTACGTCGGCGCGAAACAAATTCGCGTGTACGAGTTCAATCAACACGATGGGGGCGGAGCATACCAGGTCTTGGAACGACTGCGCTTTTTGCGCGAGGCGTGGAATGCGTAA
- a CDS encoding ABC transporter ATP-binding protein: MTSLHHIRFENVSKEFQEGEKRRAVLCDLNAHIARGEFVAMVGRSGSGKSTLLNLLAGLDVPTAGDIWIGDARISALDDRARTLFRRDHIGFVFQFFNLIPTLRVRENVLLTAELNGWKEKEALTRANELLDAVGLLDRAQVFPDKLSGGEQQRVAIARALCADPALILADEPTGNLDADTGVKVLDLLTRLAREHSKTLVMVTHSLDVAARADRVLRLDHGRLVEERNGKHAV; the protein is encoded by the coding sequence ATGACATCATTGCATCACATTCGATTCGAAAACGTGAGCAAGGAATTTCAGGAAGGCGAGAAACGCCGCGCGGTGTTGTGCGATTTGAACGCGCACATCGCGCGCGGCGAATTTGTCGCGATGGTTGGACGTAGCGGTAGCGGCAAGAGTACGCTGTTGAATTTGCTTGCCGGGTTGGATGTGCCAACAGCCGGCGATATTTGGATCGGCGACGCGCGCATCAGCGCGCTGGACGACCGTGCGCGTACGCTGTTTCGCCGCGATCACATCGGCTTTGTGTTTCAATTTTTCAATTTGATTCCGACGCTGCGCGTGCGCGAAAATGTGTTGCTGACCGCCGAGTTGAACGGATGGAAAGAAAAAGAAGCTCTCACGCGCGCGAACGAATTACTCGATGCGGTCGGTTTGCTCGACCGCGCCCAGGTTTTTCCGGACAAACTCTCCGGCGGCGAGCAACAACGCGTTGCGATTGCGCGCGCCCTGTGTGCCGATCCCGCGCTGATTCTCGCCGATGAGCCGACCGGCAATCTCGATGCGGACACCGGCGTCAAGGTTCTGGATTTGTTGACGCGGCTCGCGCGTGAGCACAGCAAAACATTGGTGATGGTGACGCACTCGCTTGATGTCGCCGCGCGCGCGGATCGCGTGCTGCGGCTCGATCATGGGCGATTGGTTGAAGAGAGGAATGGCAAACACGCAGTATGA
- a CDS encoding transcriptional regulator — MTIFTKEVQGHWTNIRPLLTIRNEREYDSAVKRLNQLLDQVGANTRHPLYGLLDTLGTLISAYEDEHQAMPKASGIDVLRYLIEEHGLTQMDFPEIGSQGVVSEVLNGKRDLNVRQIRALAKRFHLSPAVFL; from the coding sequence ATGACCATTTTTACAAAAGAAGTTCAGGGACATTGGACAAATATTCGTCCTTTGCTCACCATCCGTAATGAACGCGAGTACGATTCGGCGGTCAAACGGCTCAATCAATTGCTTGACCAGGTTGGCGCCAATACGCGCCATCCCTTGTATGGATTGTTGGACACCTTGGGCACCCTAATTTCGGCATACGAAGATGAACATCAAGCCATGCCTAAAGCATCCGGCATTGATGTGCTGCGCTACTTGATCGAAGAACACGGCTTGACCCAAATGGATTTTCCGGAAATCGGCTCGCAAGGTGTTGTGTCCGAGGTGCTAAACGGCAAGCGCGATTTGAACGTTCGACAAATTCGCGCTCTGGCAAAACGATTTCACCTCTCGCCCGCCGTATTTCTCTAA
- a CDS encoding type II toxin-antitoxin system HigB family toxin has translation MRIISRKALRQFSERHPDSKNALARWFKIIEHCSPRNLIELRAVFPSADQVEDWVVFNIGGNKYRLIASIHFNRGRVYVRHVLTHQEYTREGWK, from the coding sequence ATGCGAATCATCTCGCGTAAAGCATTGCGCCAGTTCTCGGAACGGCATCCTGACAGCAAGAACGCTCTCGCCCGTTGGTTCAAGATCATCGAACATTGTAGCCCGCGCAATCTCATTGAACTACGCGCGGTGTTTCCGTCTGCCGATCAAGTAGAAGATTGGGTCGTCTTCAACATCGGCGGCAACAAATATCGGCTGATTGCTTCAATCCATTTTAATCGAGGCAGAGTGTACGTTCGTCATGTGCTCACACACCAAGAGTACACGCGGGAGGGCTGGAAATGA